A region of the Streptomyces durocortorensis genome:
TTCCCCCAGGCGCCCACCCGAGAGGTCCACCTCGAACGACCCGTGGCACAGCGGGCAGGTCACCGCGGCGTGCGTGTGGCCCTCGCTGTTGATCCGTCGGTAGAAGTCCTGGAGGAACGCGACGTCGGTCGCGTACATCCGCTCGACGACCCCGGCGTGCACATCGGTGACGGTGCCGAGCCGGGTGATCACCTGGCTCAGCAGCACCACCGACAGATACGCCGGGTTCTCCTTCACCCGCAGGTCGATCTGCGGGCGCAGCTCGTCCCGGGCGGTCGCCAGCCGCATGGTGCCGCTCCGGTGCAGCTGGCCGTCGTCGTCCACGTACCCGCGCGGCAGCTCGAAGGTGAACTCCGTCTGGAGCGTCTCCCGTTCGCGGGAGCGAGGCGCGGCCGGCGCCGGGGCGGGGGCCGGGGCAGGGGCCCCGGTTTCCTCGCGTCCGGCGGAGGAGGTGGCGGCGAGGTTGTCGAGGACCTCTTCGAGGCCGCTGCCCGGCGAAACGGTCCTGCGCCTCATTCGACGACGATCTCCTCGAAGGTGATGGTCACCGTCTCGGTCGCGGCGCTGGACTCGCCCGCCTTGAGGGACGGGCCCTCCCACTTGGAGGCCCAGCCCTGCATCAGCTGGATGCGGCGCACCGTCTCACCGGTCGAGTCCTTGATCTCGATCGTGAGGTTCTGGCGCGCGGTGTCGACGGCGCCGTTGTTGAGCGTCTCCTTGATCCAGGTGGTGAACTCGCTGCTCTGGTCGAGACCGCGGGTGATCGTCACCTCGCCCGCCTGGCGTGCGCCGGGCTGCTTGCGGATGATCTGCTTGCCCTCGGCGGTCACCTGACGGACCTCGACGACTTCTTCCTCGACGGTCATGCCGCTGATCTCCTGGATGGACTCCACGAGGTAGCCGCCGAGCTGAACGCCGAAGACGTGGGTGGAAAGAGCGTCGCCCTCTGCCATGACTCTGTGTCACCTGTTCCGATTCGAAAGTGAAGTGGTGGGGGAGGACCGCGAGGTCACTCGTCGACGAGGCTGGTGCTGTCCGAGAACTGCGAGAGCCGGAAGATCACGAACTCCGCGGGCTTCACCGGGGCGACCCCGATCTCGCAGACGACCTGACCGAGGTCGATCGACTCCTGCGGGTTGTTGCTCCGGTCGCACCGGACGTAGAACGCCTCCTCGGCCGTGCGGCCGAACAGCGCGCCGCGTCGCCACTCCTCGGTGAGGAACGCGGTGACGTTGCGCCGGATGCTGGACCAGAGGCGGTCGTCGTTCGGCTCGAACACCACCCACTGGGTGCCCAGGAGGATGGATTCCTCCAGGTAGTTGAAGAGGCGGCGCACGTTCAGGTAGCGCCAGGCCGGGTCGGAGGAGAGGGTGCGGGCGCCCCAGATGCGGATGCCGCGGCCGGGGAAGGCGCGCACGCAGTTGACGCCGATCGGGTTGAGGAGGTCCTGCTCGCCCTTGCTGAGGCGGATCTCCAGGTCCACCGCGCCGCGGATGACCTCGTTGGCGGGGGCCTTGTGCACTCCGCGCTCGCCGTCGCTGCGCGCCCAGACACCGGCCACGTGACCGCTCGGCGGGACCAGGGAGTTACGGCCGCTCGCCGGGTCGAAGACCTTGACCCAGGGGTAGTAGAGGGCGGCGTAGCGGGAGTCGTAACCGGCGTCGTCGTTGCGCCAGGTGCGGACCCGCTGGGCGTTCATCCCGGGCGGGGTGTCGAGGACCGCGACCCGGTCCCCCATCTGCTCACAGTGCGAAATGACCGCCAGCTGCACGGTCTTGACGCCCTCCGCGTCGATGTCCCCGCGCTGGTAGGCGCTCATCAGGTCCGGCACGGCGACCATGGTGATCTCGTCGATCGCCTCAAGGCCCGCGAACCCGGTGCGCGCGGAGGCGTCGCCCACGTACTCGGAGGGGTCCAGCCGCGCCACGCCGGCACCGGGGGCGGCGGCCGTGGCCGGGGCGAGGGCGACGGTCTGCTTCTCGGGGCGGCTCTGGGCCGTGCCGGCCTGCTCGGTCACCTGGATGAGTTTGGAGTCACGGGTCTGGGTGACCAGGTAGCCCTTGACGTTCTTGCGGGTGGAGACGTCGTACGTCTCGGCGACCTTGCCGCCCTGCCGCACCAGCAGCCGGAAGCGGTCCTCCGGGGGGTTCTCGCCCTCGGGGTCGGCGACCTCGACGGAGAGGTCGGCGCCCGTGCCGGGCTTGGCGGAGACGAGGAACCCGCCGAGTGCGAGAGGTGCGGGGGCCTGCGTGACCGTGTCCCGGCCCGTGCCGCCGCTCTCCGAGGCGCCCTGTGCGGGGCCGCCGATGCGCACGATGTAGGCCGCGCCGCCGCCGTTGGCGAAGAAGCCGTAGACGGCGTGCGTCAGGTAGGTGTCGGCGGTGAAGGTGCCGAACGTCTGGACGTACTGGTCCCAGTTGGTCACCAGCGTCGGCTGGTGGAAGGGGCCCGTCTCGGCGAAGCCGACGAAGGCTGCGACCGCGGTGCCGACTCCCTCGATGGGACGTGCTCCGGACTGCACCTCCTCCACGTAAACACCGGGGGTGAGGTACGACGGCATGCTCGCTCCTTCTCGACGGTCACTCGATCTCCACCGCTCAGTCTTGACCGGCCGGGCGCACGGGAGTAGGTCCCGGAGTCCTGGACGCGGGGCAATGACGCTGCCTTTCCGGGCACCCGGAGCGCCGTGAATGCTGCCCTCGGCGGCCCGTATTCCAAGCGGTCCGAGCGGGAGAAGAAGTACAACGGGTCGAGAAACAGCCCCTGCCCAACCGCCGTCGGGGGATTCGTCGGAATTGTGGATGCGGCTCGGGGGTGCCGGTGTGTTCGGTATCTCATTCCTCGTGGTGAACCCCGGAAGGCTCGATGCCGTCCGGGGTTCACCGGGGAGCCGCCGCGTGCTGATGCGATTCGGCCAGAATGTGCCGGGAAGGCGGGGAGGTCCGGCTGTGACGCGCCGGTGAAAGCGGGCGCCGGACCGCTCCGAACGGGCATCCGGCGGAAGCCCGGCGGATGCCCCGGGTCGTCAGGAGCGGCTCTGAACAGGCCCGTTAGTGATCGGAGTCGCCGGAACCGGATATTCTTCCGGTGCTGTCGCCATGCGGAGTGACCGAACTGGTGTAAACCTCTGACGTATCCAGGAGGGCGAATCCGCCATCGCCCGGCACGCCGGGTTTCTCCCCGGGGGGTTTCTGCTGTTGTCTCGACCCATAGGTGCGGCAGGGCGCTTCGTGCTCCCGTTTCTACCGTGCGAGATCGCTCAGTACACCGCTGAAATTGAGGACTTGATGGCATCCGGAAGACTGAGTTCCGGATGCTGGAGTGCCGGGCTTGGCGCAGGTGACGGAAGCGGTGATGGTGGCGTTCTCCGGAACCTGAATGGGGGTGGCCCAGTGGTAGTCCTGATTGCGGAAGGATTCCAGCGGGATGGTCGTGACCTTGAGTTCCCCGAAGGAGATGGTGATGATCCCTTCGTCGCCCTGGAAGTTGGCCACGACGATGTCGGTGACGCCGAACACCTTCCCGGCCGGAACCTTGTAGGTCCCCACCGCCTCGGTCCCCGCCCCGGTCTGCACGTCGATGGTCTCGGAGGCCTGCTGACCGCCCCCGCCCGGACCGGAGCCGCCGGACCCGGAGCCGCCGTTGCCGCCCCCGCCGTTGCCACCCGGCCCGTCAGGACCCGACCCCTGCCCCTGCCCTTGACCGCCCGCCGGGTTCTCCGCGCCCCCGGGTGTGTTCGTCCCCTGCTCCTGTGCGCGGGCGGCCTCCTCCTTCGCCGCGTCGGTCACCGCCTGCTTCGCCGTGCTCTGCACCGCGGGCCGGACCAGGGCGAACCAGGCGAGCAGCAGCGCCAGCAGTGCGGCCAGCACGATCAGCAGCCACTTGGGCAGCACCGGCAGCTGGGCGAACTCCCCGGGCAGCGGCTCGGGCCGGACGGCCTCCGCGGCCACCGGCTCGGGCGGGACCGGCTGCTCGCCCTCCGTCTCCCCTGCCCCGGGCTCGCCGCTCTCGACGGCCTCCACCTCGAACGGCCAGGTGACGGGCTCGCCGAACCAGATCACCTTCCGGGCCCGCACCTTGAGGGCCATCTCCGCCGACTCGCCGGGCTCCAGGCGCTTCTTGTCCGGGGCGAAGGCGAGGCGCAGATCCTCTCCGGCCTGCTTGCCCGAGAGAGCCACGTCGACCGGGGTGTTCCCCTTGTTCTGCACAGCGGTACGGAAGCGGGCGCCGAGCCAGCCCCGGCGGCGGCGCGGTTCCAGCTCGGCGCGCAGCTCGTGGAACGGCTCGATGGTCACCGTGCCCTCGGGAACCACCGCCGACTCGGGACGCTCCGCGGGCAGTACGCGTACGGCCAGGGGGGTTTCGCCCGCCCGGACCTCGTGGGAGCGGGGCGGGGCGAGGGTGAGGGTCACCGTCTCGGAGGTGCCCGGGTACAGCGACACGCGCGCCGGCTCGACGGTGCTCCAGGCGGCGCAGTCGCCGACCACCTCAAGGGTGTAGGCCTCGACGATATCGCCGTCGTTGCGCACGGTCAGGGTCGTCGTCGCGGTAGCGCCCGGCGACACCGTCACCGTGAGGCTTTCGAGTTCGGCAGTTGTGGTCACGCTGCGACGTTAGGCCGCGGGCGCCGCTCCACAGCAGAGACGCGAGGGCAACAAGCGGGCAGGGGTGGTGCCCCGAGGGCCCACCGGCACGGTGTCCCCGCGACCCCTCCGCGCGCCCGCGCCCCGTGCTCGCCGGCCCACGGGGGGCAACAGCGGCACCTGGCATATCAGTCGGAAGTACCTGAGGAAGACGGGCACGGAACGATGACGACGACAACGGGCACGGAACGATGATGACCACGACGACGGCAACGGGCACGAAGAGCACGACGACAACAGGTGCGATGAGCGGCGCGGCCGAACGCGGCCAGTACCGCAGGCCCGACGCATCGGGGCGACGCGCGGCCGCGCCGGGGGACATACCCGGGGGCAGGGTCTCCGTGGCGGTGTACGCGGAGGACCTGATCCTTCAGACCGGCATGATCCACCAACTGCGGGTGCGCCCCGAGATAGAGCTGCTGCCGGAGGCCGAGGCGGACCGGGCGCAGGTCTCCCTGGTCGTGGTGGACACGGTGGGCGAGTCCACCGTCCAGCTCCTGCACCGCCTCCAGCGCAACACCTCGACCCGCACCGGGCTCGTCGTCGGCTTCTTCGAGTCGGGCGCGCTCCAGACGATGATCGAGTGCGGGGTCGCCGCCGTCCTCCGGCGCGGGGAGGCCGACCAGGACCGGCTCGTCCACCTCGTGAAGGCCATGGCGAACGGCGAAGGCGTCCTGCCGGGCGATCTGCTCGGCAAGCTCCTCGACCACGTCAGCTCGCTCCAGCGGACGGTCCTCGACCCCCGGGGCCTCACCCTCTCCACCCTCACGGCACGGGAGGCGGAGATGATCCGGCTGGTGTCGGAGGGCTACGACACCACGGAGATCGCGCAGAAGACCTCGTACTCCGAACGCACCGTCAAGAACGTGCTGCACGAGGTCGCGACCCGCCTCGAACTGCGAAACCGGGCCCACGCGGTGGGTTACGCGATGCGGCATGGGCTGATCTGACCCTGACCCTGATCCGGTCCACCGCCCCGCCAGGGATTCCGGAGGGACTCCAGACGGACGGATTCCGGACGGGCCGAACGGATGGATTCAGTCCGGGGCCGTCCGGGGCAGCAGCCCGGGGAAGCGACCGCCGCAAAGGGCAGCGGTCGCTTCCCCCGCTCCGGGTACTTGCGGCCTGTCTTTGTGCCCCGCGCGGGCGTGAGGCTGGCCGGTGGAGAGTCATCGACAGACTGTGAGGTGGGCCGTGACCGGCACTGCTGGCCCGGCAAAGCGTTCCCGGCTGGGCCGACTGACCGGCGCGGTGGTGCTGTTGGCGCCGCTGCTGGTGGTCGGCTCGGCGGCGGCCCCCCAGGGGGCGCCCAGGCTCGCCGCCGCGGCGGCGGCCGCGGACCCGGCGCAGGCCGGGCGTATCGCCTTCGCGGGCACCGAACACCGCAGCCTGGGGCGGGCCAACGACAAGGACACCACCGACCCGCTGTTCGGCGACGGCCCCGCCCACTACGACCAGGACCCCTCCGCCCGCGGGGACGTCCTGGTCTTCACC
Encoded here:
- a CDS encoding phage tail sheath family protein, coding for MPSYLTPGVYVEEVQSGARPIEGVGTAVAAFVGFAETGPFHQPTLVTNWDQYVQTFGTFTADTYLTHAVYGFFANGGGAAYIVRIGGPAQGASESGGTGRDTVTQAPAPLALGGFLVSAKPGTGADLSVEVADPEGENPPEDRFRLLVRQGGKVAETYDVSTRKNVKGYLVTQTRDSKLIQVTEQAGTAQSRPEKQTVALAPATAAAPGAGVARLDPSEYVGDASARTGFAGLEAIDEITMVAVPDLMSAYQRGDIDAEGVKTVQLAVISHCEQMGDRVAVLDTPPGMNAQRVRTWRNDDAGYDSRYAALYYPWVKVFDPASGRNSLVPPSGHVAGVWARSDGERGVHKAPANEVIRGAVDLEIRLSKGEQDLLNPIGVNCVRAFPGRGIRIWGARTLSSDPAWRYLNVRRLFNYLEESILLGTQWVVFEPNDDRLWSSIRRNVTAFLTEEWRRGALFGRTAEEAFYVRCDRSNNPQESIDLGQVVCEIGVAPVKPAEFVIFRLSQFSDSTSLVDE
- a CDS encoding phage tail protein, with the translated sequence MAEGDALSTHVFGVQLGGYLVESIQEISGMTVEEEVVEVRQVTAEGKQIIRKQPGARQAGEVTITRGLDQSSEFTTWIKETLNNGAVDTARQNLTIEIKDSTGETVRRIQLMQGWASKWEGPSLKAGESSAATETVTITFEEIVVE
- a CDS encoding COG1470 family protein, which codes for MTVSPGATATTTLTVRNDGDIVEAYTLEVVGDCAAWSTVEPARVSLYPGTSETVTLTLAPPRSHEVRAGETPLAVRVLPAERPESAVVPEGTVTIEPFHELRAELEPRRRRGWLGARFRTAVQNKGNTPVDVALSGKQAGEDLRLAFAPDKKRLEPGESAEMALKVRARKVIWFGEPVTWPFEVEAVESGEPGAGETEGEQPVPPEPVAAEAVRPEPLPGEFAQLPVLPKWLLIVLAALLALLLAWFALVRPAVQSTAKQAVTDAAKEEAARAQEQGTNTPGGAENPAGGQGQGQGSGPDGPGGNGGGGNGGSGSGGSGPGGGGQQASETIDVQTGAGTEAVGTYKVPAGKVFGVTDIVVANFQGDEGIITISFGELKVTTIPLESFRNQDYHWATPIQVPENATITASVTCAKPGTPASGTQSSGCHQVLNFSGVLSDLAR
- a CDS encoding helix-turn-helix transcriptional regulator; the protein is MSGAAERGQYRRPDASGRRAAAPGDIPGGRVSVAVYAEDLILQTGMIHQLRVRPEIELLPEAEADRAQVSLVVVDTVGESTVQLLHRLQRNTSTRTGLVVGFFESGALQTMIECGVAAVLRRGEADQDRLVHLVKAMANGEGVLPGDLLGKLLDHVSSLQRTVLDPRGLTLSTLTAREAEMIRLVSEGYDTTEIAQKTSYSERTVKNVLHEVATRLELRNRAHAVGYAMRHGLI